TTCGTCTTCTACGAGAACCTCTTCAAGGATTTACGATTCGAGAACGTGCTCGTCGTCACGCTCGATTCCGACAATTCCTACAACGAGATGGGGGCGGATTTCTCGAAGCACGCCTGGTGGGGTCTGTGTATCAGCGACTACATGAAGGACGTCGAGACGTCGCTCAGGGCGTGCGCGGCGGACCCTGTCGCGGCGATGGAGAAATACGACTCCCTCTGGCACCGGCTCATATCGGTCGCCGAAAAGGACGTGACGAAGGTGCTCCCCGCGCTGCGCGGCATTTCGGACGAAATAAAGAAGATTCCGCTCAAACGAAAAATGGAGGAGTGCCCGCGCATCCTGGTGGTGGGCGAGATTTACGTCCGCCGCGACGACTTCGCGGTGGACGAGCTCATCAAGCTGTTCAGCGCGCGCGGGATCATCGGCAAGGTGTCGGGAATCACCGAGTGGATCTATTACTGCGACTACACGAGGCGCTTCGAGCTCGCCAAGAAGTACCGGCTGCTCCCCTGGTATAAAAAACTTTTCTCGGCGGAATTCCGGGGGCTCGTGAACTGGAGCGTCGAGGCGTGGTACAAGCACCGCGTAGAGAACAGGGTGAAGTACGCGCTCAAGTCCACGGGCCTCGTCCCCAAAACGCCCCACGACATGGACCTTATCATGAAGAACGCGGAGCGGTATTTCGTGAGCGACGAGCTCCATTCGGAGATCAGCGTCTCGAGCGGTGTCGCGGCGACAGCGATGATGGACGGCTTCTCGGGCGTGGTGAACATTTCGCCCTTCGCCTGTCTTATCGGACGGGTGATCGAGGGGCTCATCACACCGTGGGCCCGCGAGCGCAGGTACCCTGTCATCTCCGTGGAAATTGACGGGAACCTGCTGCCGCCCAACATCGTGAGCAAGCTCGAGATATTCATGCTGAACGTAATGCGTTTCAGGGAGAGCCCGGACGTGGGCGCGCTCGTACAGCGGCATGACGAGGAGCGCGTGATGATGAGCAGGAAAATTATAAGGGATTGAAAACGGCGGAGGCGCGGGGTCAGATACCCCTGATCCCGCAGATCTCCGCGAAGCTGTCCACATACTTCTTGAAGCCCTGAAGCACGCTCACGGGGTAGGGACGAACCCCGCCCAGGGACGCGTCCATGGTGACCTCGTTCACGAATTGCTGGAGGTAGTATCGCTTCACCTCGCCCACGGCCAGGCGGATGCTTTTAAAATCTTCCAGGGTCACGTAATTGGGTATGCAGGTCGTGCGAAGCTCGTACTCGACCCCCGCGTCACGCACCGCATTCACCGTCTCGACGATCCTGTCGAAATCCACCTTTGTCCCGGTGACGAATTCGTATTTTTCGGGCGCGGTCTTGATGTCGATCGCGACGTAATCCACGAGGCCGTCGCGCGCCAGGTTTCTCACGACCGACGGGTTGAGGCCGTTCGTATCGAGCTTGACCGCGAGGTCGAGGCCCTTAAGCGAGCTCATGAAGGTGGTGATGTTTTTTGAAATGGTCGGTTCGCCGCCGGATACGGTGATGCCGTCTATGAGGCCGCGGCGCTTCTCCAGCATACCGAGCGTTTCCTCGTTCGAGAAACGCTCGAGCTCGCAGCTGTTGCAGGCGAGCTCGGGATTGTGGCAGTACCCGCAGCGCAGGTTGCACCCTCCCGTAAAGATCACCGAGCTTATCCGGCCCGGATAATCTATGAGCGAGGTTTTATGAATTCCTCTTATATTCATACACGTTCGATTCGCGCAAACCGCGGAGCGAATATTCCTTGCGTTCGCTGAACTCCTCTTTCTTTCCCTTGTTCCACTGGTTTACGGGGCGGAAATAGCCGACCACCCTCGAATAAACCTCGACCGGGACCTTTTTTTCATTCTGCATTCAGACACCTCTTAACATTTATATAGCTATCCTGCTATCATATTCGGAATCCTTGGCCGGAATCTCAATACCATATTTTTCGAGCTCCTCCGGGGAATGCTCGTGCGGGCAGTATTTGAACGCGCCTGAGATATAGCCGTGTACGGGGCATATACTGAAGGTGGGGGTGATGGTGAAATAGGGTATGTGGTAATTCTCGGCGATGCGCTTCACGAGCGTCTTCACGATGCGCGGGTCGTCGATCTTCTCCCCGATAAAGCAATGCACCACGGTGCCCCCCGTGAAGGCGGCCTGGAGCTCGTTCTGGTGCTCCATGACGTCGAAGATGTCGTCGCTGTACCCCACGGGCAGGTGCACCGAGTTGGTATAGTACGGCTCGTTTTTCCCTGCGGTGATGATATCCGGGAGGGTTTTTTTGTCGTGTTTCGCGAACCGGTAGCTCACCCCCTCGGCAGGGGTCGCCTCCAGGTTGTAAAGGTTGTCCGTTTCCTCCTGGTACTCGCGGATGCGCTCGCGCATGTAGGTGAGGACGCGCATCGCGAAGGCCTTGCCCTCCTTCTCCGCGATGGTAATCCCGAAAAGGTTCAGGCAGGCCTCGTTCATGCCCACGATGCCGATCGTCGAAAAATGGTTCACCCAGAATTTTCCGGAGCGCTCGCGGATATCGGACAGGTAATGCTTCGTATAGGGATACAGGTCGTTCTGGGTGAAATTTTCCAGAACCTTGCGCTTGATCTCCAGCGAGTCGCGCGCGAGGTCCATGAGATCGGTCAGCCTCGCGATGAAATCGTTCTCGTTCTCCGAAAGGTGCGCAAGCCGGGGCATGTTGATCGTGACTACGCCTATGCTCCCCGTGAGGGGATTCGCGCCGAAAAGCCCGCCCCCACGACTGCGGAGCTCCCGGTTGTCCAGGCGCAGCCGGCAGCACATGGAGCGCGCGTCCTCGGCCTTCATCTCGGAATTCACGAAATTGGCGAAGTAGGGGATGCCGTATTTCGCCGTGATCTCCCACAGGCGTTCCAGGAACGGGTTCTCCCAGTCGAAGTCCTTCGTGATGTTGTAGGTCGGGATGGGAAAGGTAAAGATGCGGTTGCGGGCGTCCCCTTCATGGAGGCATTCGGCGAAGGCGAGGTTGAAGACGTTCATCTCTTCCTGGAACTCGGCATACTTCGTGTCCTTTATTTCGCCACCGATAACCACGTACTCATCGGCGATGGTGGAGGGAACCTTGAGGTCGAGTGTGACGTTCGTGAACGGGGTCTGGAATCCCACGCGTGTGGGAATGTTCATATTGAACACGAACTCCTGGAGGCACTGCTTGGCCTCGTCGTAGGACAGCCTGTCATAGCGAATGAACGGGGCAAGGTAGGTGTCGAAATTGGCGAAAGCCTGCGCGCCCGCCGATTCGCCCTGCAGCGTGTAGAAAAAATTAACCACCTGTCCCAGGGCGCTCCGGAAATGCTTCGCCGGCCGGCTTTCCACCTTGCCGGGAACTCCCCCGAAACCGCGGATGAGAAGGTCTTTTAAATCCCATCCCACGCAGTAGGCGGACAGAAGCCCCAGGTCGTGGAGGTGATAATCGCAGTTCACGTGCGCCTCGCGGATCTGGGGCGGATACATGCGCTCCAGCCAGTACTTCGCGGTGATCGCGGACGCTATATGGTTGTTGAGCCCCTGCAGGGAATAGCTCATGTTGCTGTTTTCGTTAACCCTCCAGTCGGAGCGATCCAGGTATTGTTCGACAAGCTGGATGCCCTCGTTCAGGAGGTCCTTGCCCTCGCGTATCTTCCGGTGCTGGTCGCGGTAAAGTATGTAGGCCTTGGCAACCCTGGCATGGCCCCGCTCGATGAGCACTTTTTCCACGAGGTCTTGGACGTTTTCCACCGTGGGAATGCGGTCGTCCTTGTAGATTATCTCGAGTACGCCCACGACGGAATCGGTTACGCCCTGGGCGGTTTCCCGGTTGCTGCCCCCGACCGCCTTGGCTGCCTTGAAGATGGCGCTGGTGACCTTTTCGGGGTCGAAGGTAACCACCCTTCCATCCCTTTTTCGAATCTGCTTAAGAGGGGATGCGTGCTCTCGCATAGGGATGCTCCAGGTTGTTGTATCGAATTCTTGCGACAATGACGGTGCTCGCCGGGAGACCCGCTGGTTGGGAGCGCCATATTATATTTTGAAAGGAGAACTATGTGTATCTGCGACGAAATCCATCTAACAGATACGCCGGAAAAAGGCCGCCGTCAAGCAAAAATATTATGTCTCTATAATTTTTCCCCGAACACTCCTTTCCGGTGATAAATCCCGTGATTTTTACCGATACTAATGCCGGGGCGGCGCGTGCGGCCGCCGGAAATGGTCACCGGAGGTGAAAAAAATGAAAAAAATTACAACCTGCATGATAGTGTTTGCAGCAATTTGCATATTCGGTTTCCCGCTCGCCGGCGCGGAGTACAAGAGCGAGGTGATCGACTCGATAAAGATCACGGGTGCCGATATACCCTCGGGCTTTCAGTTCGGCACCGTTCCCGCCTTCGCGCGGAACGTCCTGAAAGACAACCCCTGGAAGATGGACAAGGGCGCCATCAAGAAACTCGCGCCGCAGATATACCCCAGCGGCGACCCCGGTGTCATCGCGGACATGTACGTCGCGATACTCGCGCGAACCAGTCAGCCCACCGGAGACGACATCGTCTGCTATATCATACTCTACACCAGCGCCTCGACGGCCCGGGATGAGGTCAAGAAGCTCACGAGCTTTTCCGAGGTAAACAGGGACCGCACCATCGTGATCACGAACGACAATATGGCGGTCTACCTGCTGGTCGACGATACGGAAAACCTTCCGCTTATCCGCGACCTCGCGACGAGAATCCGTGAGAAGTTGAAACTGGGGTAGGGCACGCCCCGCGGTTCGCGGGACCGGTCCCGCGAACCATAGACTCAGTTAATGTTATCTTTAAGAAGCACCTCTTCGAGCTCGTCCGCCTTCGCGGCGATGTAGGTGAGTGATTTCATGAAGCGCTGGGGATCCCCGTCTCTTAAAAGGATGGAGTCCCTGAGAATGAGCGTATCGTCGATGAGCGCCAGCCCGCCGAAATAGAGGGTGGAGTTAATCTTGAGCGCGAACTTGTACAGCTCGCAGAAGTCCCCCCGGAGCTTTCCTATCACCGAGTAGTAATTGATAATCCGGTCGCCCACCTCGTCATGGGTGAGGGTGATGAGCACCTGCTGTGACCGGTTGTTTTCGAACTGCAGTTCGGTCGTGTACGCGCCCTCCGAGTCCTTGTGGAACTTGAGCTTGAACTCGGACGCGATTGCCGCGATGAAGCCGTCGAATA
This genomic stretch from Spirochaetota bacterium harbors:
- a CDS encoding anaerobic ribonucleoside-triphosphate reductase activating protein, with protein sequence MNIRGIHKTSLIDYPGRISSVIFTGGCNLRCGYCHNPELACNSCELERFSNEETLGMLEKRRGLIDGITVSGGEPTISKNITTFMSSLKGLDLAVKLDTNGLNPSVVRNLARDGLVDYVAIDIKTAPEKYEFVTGTKVDFDRIVETVNAVRDAGVEYELRTTCIPNYVTLEDFKSIRLAVGEVKRYYLQQFVNEVTMDASLGGVRPYPVSVLQGFKKYVDSFAEICGIRGI
- a CDS encoding ribonucleoside triphosphate reductase translates to MREHASPLKQIRKRDGRVVTFDPEKVTSAIFKAAKAVGGSNRETAQGVTDSVVGVLEIIYKDDRIPTVENVQDLVEKVLIERGHARVAKAYILYRDQHRKIREGKDLLNEGIQLVEQYLDRSDWRVNENSNMSYSLQGLNNHIASAITAKYWLERMYPPQIREAHVNCDYHLHDLGLLSAYCVGWDLKDLLIRGFGGVPGKVESRPAKHFRSALGQVVNFFYTLQGESAGAQAFANFDTYLAPFIRYDRLSYDEAKQCLQEFVFNMNIPTRVGFQTPFTNVTLDLKVPSTIADEYVVIGGEIKDTKYAEFQEEMNVFNLAFAECLHEGDARNRIFTFPIPTYNITKDFDWENPFLERLWEITAKYGIPYFANFVNSEMKAEDARSMCCRLRLDNRELRSRGGGLFGANPLTGSIGVVTINMPRLAHLSENENDFIARLTDLMDLARDSLEIKRKVLENFTQNDLYPYTKHYLSDIRERSGKFWVNHFSTIGIVGMNEACLNLFGITIAEKEGKAFAMRVLTYMRERIREYQEETDNLYNLEATPAEGVSYRFAKHDKKTLPDIITAGKNEPYYTNSVHLPVGYSDDIFDVMEHQNELQAAFTGGTVVHCFIGEKIDDPRIVKTLVKRIAENYHIPYFTITPTFSICPVHGYISGAFKYCPHEHSPEELEKYGIEIPAKDSEYDSRIAI